From Felis catus isolate Fca126 chromosome B4, F.catus_Fca126_mat1.0, whole genome shotgun sequence:
CCATAACCTCCCATTAGACCACAGGTTAGAATATAGCTAGAATTTTCTGTGGGTCTTTTAATCCTAGActtttaatgagaaattttaagaacttGAACTAGAATCTGTTGTTCAGAAacgtttttatcttatttttaaataacatgtttaCATAGATACCTCTTCACTAGACTGTACCCTTTTCTATATCTGTAGACTCACACCCATTTCAGCCTCTGGTATGTAgttatatacttataaatattgTTAACTTGAATGTAATCAATCAGGTGTGATTTGACCTGGGTTGAAGATTGTGAAAGTGTTATAATGCTGCTGTATTAGGCAAAGTGCATAATTATAAAAGTTAGCATCTGAGTTTGGTTTCATTAATTGATATAAATATAAGAGTTTTATTTCAAACAACATTCGAGAAGGCGGCTACACTACTCaatcttatgtttcttttttggatgctcatttttattattagtcaGTTATTTTGGTATTACTTATATTTTGCCTTCCCGGACTTCAAACCCACTGAATATTACCTGTGTGATGGAGAAAAGATGTAAATGAAGGTAGATGACAAATTTTAGTGGAAATGTTTTAACTCACCGGTTGATCAGCTAATACCCCACCCATTTGATTGTTTGTGGATTGGAGTTTTCTCCTAGAAGTGTTACATAAAAAGGATagttaataaatagtaaataaaagatATTGACCTCTTAGAATCAGTAAATCCAATTCTTTCAAGATAATTATGTATGTGATCATATCAAGGTAATTTAAACAGAGACTGTATATTTCTTTCCCCCCTCCTTAAGACATAGGGTACCCTcagaattttacatttctacGACACATTTTCAAGTTCCTTTTTAACGCCTATatgattcagaaagaaaaattatttattacagATTACCCTACATGTCCCAAGTGGCATCAGACTGCCCTGAGATTGTCGAGCATTGCACTGGTTATACTCATTGCCATAGTGATAGGACTAACCATTTTGGGTAAGTAAATTGAAAGCTCTCTGTTCAACTAGAGAGGTTAATACGTTTTCCTTGGCGTTTACCTTCATTTCTCTAACTTTCCCAGAATCATTGTTCACATTTACCTGTTACTTCAATTGCATCGATATTAAAGGACACAGTTGATAATTTCATTaatgcaagtatttttttttcttatacagaGGAAACAACAAACTTGTTAATTTGTAAAGTCTATTCTgcttataattgtatttatttaatttttttttaattttaaaaaaattttgagagagagagagagcgtgtgggggagaggcagagagaggggggcagaggaggatCCGAAGcgccctctgtgctgacaacaaagagccccacgcggggcttgaactcgtgaaccacgagatcatgacttgagccaaagtcggatgcttaactgactgagccacctaggcaccccatagttattttttttaattttatatatttattttgagacagacagagagagagagagagagagagagagacagagacagagaatgagtgggggaggggcagagggagagggacagagggaatcttaagcagactccttgcccagagtggagccagacacggggttcaaacccacaaactgtgagatcatgaggtgagctgaaatcaagagtttgatgcttaaccaaccgagccacccaaggcgTCCCCGCTTATAATCAATTGGTAAATAGTGTGGGTATGGTTGTCACAATTCTGTGAATTGAAGTTTTGTATTTTGGTAAAAGCACTTCATTTTATGGAAGTTGAGTTGGCACTTTACATAAAACTTTTGGACGTTAGAGGTCACTTTTGATTTTTTGACGTTTTGACAAAATTTATGAGCTGCTTGAAAATTTAAGGCCCAGTTAAAGTTAAGATCTAGTCCTAAAATGAGCTCTGCTTCAAGAAGAGCTATGGCTAATTATATCTGTTATTGTTTCTATTTGTTGTGACCCTCTATGTGTTAGGAATTGTgttaagcattttacatgcattattttttagCCTCAAAACACTCTAGGTTTGTTCAACATTTTCCCCTTTTATATATGAGGGaactgagaaacagaaaaggcTAGTAATctgttcaagatcacacagcagtcTAACCTGTCATACCTAACAGATACAAATTTCaatatagtttcattttatttagataatttgttattgtttgtttctaCTTACTTGTTCTCAAGTGGAAATCTCCAGAGTCTCTAAGTTTATTCATCCTTTGTCACATTATAGTATTGAAATGCTATAGACAGATTTCTCAACCAGCAGTGTGAGCATTCACTTGTAGTTCTGCTTTAGTGATAATTAAAAGGCACAAGGTCGTACTTGTAGAAATCTAACTGGTGTTACTATATTTGCTAGTATGTCGCCTAAGTAGTGAGAAAGGAACCAAAGATTGTGATGGCATGAATATTTCTCCCAGGAAACAACAGGACAATACAAACTTCACAAGTAAGtggttatatttcattgtattgtaggggaggaaaaacttTTCCTCCACCCTCTTAAGTTACTGCTGGGGGGCGTGTGAATTAACTGTCAGAAAACTGATGAACaagaagaaaagttttatttgcaTTCATAGGAGAGGTAACAAAAGAAGTAGCTGCCTTTGCCTGGTTACAGTTAAAGGTTTCCATACCTAGCTtaataggagaaaggaagggggaagacTTTCTTTGGGAAAAACAAGTACATTTTCACAGGAAAGACGAGCAAGTAGGTGTTTCAGGAGACCGAACTGGAGAAAATGAAGTTAGTAATGATGTCTGCATATACAGGTGGTGAGTAGTCTTTCCGTCTTCATAGTCATAAATTCGTCCAGGAAGGGGATTCATGGTAGAGTtcttagtcctttttttttccccctgggagTAAACCACTCCAAAGAGGAATTTATGGCAGCCTCATATCTCAGAAGCTTCTATTTTTAGTCAGATAAGGGATGCTCCGAAGAGGCTTCTCTCTGCACCTGTTGATTGCATTAGGCATATACAAAATAATTGGTTTACTGACAAGATAGCAAAGAATTTAAGCAAAAGTCCCTGCCCTTACCCACCTCATGATTAATGCGTGAGATCATAAAGTCAAATGGCACTGCCATATGCAATTTAAACTGATAAAACTTTCCCAGGACATTATACCAGGattatgtaccttttttttttacccatgtGGATGTCACTTCTCCACTATATCGGTTGCcgtttttgtaattattatttgttatacTATGTGATTAAGGTGTTAGGTCACTCTTTAAAAATCAGAGTGGAAAGATCGAATTGTAAGGCATTTGGAGATCAGCATGGCTCACGAAGAAGGGGATTACTAATTACCAATTTACTCTCATCTAGATTTCTATTCGTTTCCATACTGCAGCCAGTaggatctttctaaaatgcaaaccaGCGGCCAGGGCACGGTAGGCGAGGAAAGATAATTTCCCCTCTACCTTGATAGGTTTTTGACTCAGACCCCCCCGTGCAATAAatgacagattaataggagaaataCGGAGTTTTATAACACTTATATCTCTGGGACACATGAAAGATACCCAGGAAAACTGGGTGACCCCCCCAAAATAGCCCAAGCCACCACCTTACCTACCATCTCCAgctaagacaaaagaaaatgggggcagaggaggccgggtaggggccaagggcaggctgcccaTAAGTACCACAAtagcatattaattattttaaattggagCTACTTGGGACATATCTGTCCCCCTGAAAGCGGGAAATAAATCTCCTGTATCAAAGGtaccctccttaaaaaaaaaattaatgtttatttattttcgagacacacacacacacacacacacacacacacacacacacacacagagtgcgagcgggggagggtcagagagagaaggagacacggaatccaaagcaggctcccaggctctgagctgtcagcacagagcccgacggggggctcaaagccatgaacggtgagatgagacctgagcccaagtcggaggctgaacccgctgagccacctaggagcccccaAAGGTACCCCTTTTACTAAGAACTGGaaagacatccttatcaccagagatagaAACTTTAATGccaaaaaatctaaaacaaaccttgttcctttttttctaatcCCCTACCTTAGCCCCACTTCTTAGAATTCCTTGCTAATTAAAGCTCCCAAACACGTTTGCCTTATCCTGTCAATgcttcacaaatttattgtctcttagtctaaaatgtataaaaactgccCGACTCGGTCATTTGTTTGGGTCTCAAATTCATTATTGGGCCTCCGTGCACGCGCAAACTTTGGTGTTTGCTTGTGTTAAGCTGTCTCatgtaaacttctttttttttaaagtttatttatttatttttgagagagagagagagagggagagagatgcgtgaacaggggaggggcagagagagggagagagagagtctcaagcagggaTTCCCTACTCGGGGCTCCATTCCACCagccggtgagatcatgacctgagccaaagccaagaatAGGATGTTCAATTGACTGGGCTACCCAAGGGAGTTCATTGCTTAAAAGTGGGGCAAAATCTTTACTTTTAAGGGAAAAGTTTAGAAATTAGTGCATTTTTTTGATATTCAAACCttactcttctgtttcttccatttttttccatttcagcaaAGTCCACGCTAAACTTATGCCCTAATAATTGGCTGCGGAAAAAAGGGAAATGctataatttcttaaaaacctTTAAATCATGGACCGATAGCCAAAAATCCTGCTTAATAATGAAATCACATCTCTTGATGATCCAAGACATGGCTGAACTGGTAAGAGCTAATTTGCCAGGGAAATTAGCGCTTCTAAAACCGAGAGAAacaagtaaattaaaacaaaaataataacgtttgtttatttttgaaggagagagagacagtatgagcaggggaggggcagagagagagggagacacagaatccaaaacgggctccaggctctgagctgtcagcacaaagcccatcggggggctcgaactcacgagctgtgagatcatggcctgagctgaagtcggatgcttaactgactgagccacccaggcgcccccaaagtacATTTTATGATAAAGGAATTATACTGCTGATAATTACAGCCATTTATTGAATTCCTAgcatataccaggcactgtggtaGGCATGCCACAAATTATATAAAACTTAGTGCTCACAATAACTTTACGAAATAGGcagtattttccattttcataagAAGAATCCGCTGAACTTGACAGGTTGTGTAACAATGCTATTTCACATGtcagtggcaaagctgggataTCGATGCTGTCTTTCCACATCACTTCTTGGGGAGAAAGATACAAGCTCTTTGAGCATTATCAGTATCTGGCAAAACTTTCTCAAGTCTGGGCAAAGATCAGAAGAGGCTGTTTTACTGCATTTAACTCCGTTACCTCTGGGTTCTCTTTCACAGAATTTCATACAGAGTAGTATACCGGATGGAATTTACTTTTGGATGGGTCTGAACATCACGCACCCACAAAAGGCATGGACCTGGCTGGACGGCACCCCATTAAATCTACAGTTGTGAGTATTTGGCATTGGAGTCTCTCACCAGCCAACTCGTGCTGGGGGATGCCCGCCTGAAACTCCAGCTGGTCAAAATGGTTCCCAGAGATCGAAGACTTTGATTTGTTAATGTGTGAGTGATTAAGCCATTTACTTACAGAAAGGAGgctaatttatttgcttatttgggCTCTCTTTTAGTTTATCCATGATGCTAGAGATGTAAATGGAAAATTGTAGTTAACCTGAAATTctctaaatttcatttcttttgaagtGTTTCTTAAAAGTTTACAAAACAACCCTTATTTTAACTTACAGGAAGATTTCAATTAGTgggaatatttcaaatattaaggAATATGTTATGTGTAATACAACAAATAGCCATTTGACTTGTTTTTAATACTGTCACCCTAATCAACAATATGTGTAGCCACTTTCTGCTTCCGTTCCATTCATTCTGCTGAATTCATTCtactcattcatttttgtttaaactcCATGGGTAGAGAATGCTAAAGTCTTTGGGGGGCTAGGCACTAACTAATCCCCAGAACACAGGCAGAAGCTCCTGGGGGTCCAGGGTAAAACTTGCTACTTTCAGCATCAAGGTTTTTGGGATCATCAAAAGTTGATTTTACttcttgaaaatttgaaattttgttatGTCATCTCAAAGAGATGTGAAGGAGGTTTAGGGAGACTATAGATGGTCTGGAGTGATAGAGCAGGCCCACTGGACTGGCTGAggggcagtaaaaaaaaatgctctgaaaCAGAAAGTCACCCTACAAATGAATATGCTTACCCAAAGactatttataatatttcttttaaaacttgcaCTCTATACCCACCCATAGCCTACTCTGTACATCAcgctaaaataattttaaaacttgatcTTTATCGTTAATAGAAATCTATCCTCATGTTTTTAAAGCGATGCTCTGTCAACCCACTTGCAAACTGGCttagaattatgttttttttttaattgaggggttttgtctgattttttattttaattttttttaatttaaaaaaatgtttatttttgaaggagagagagacagagcatgagcaggggagggtcagagagagaaagagacacagaatctgaagcaggctccaggctcagagctgtcagcacaaagcccgacgcggggcttgaactcacgaactgtgaggtcaggacctgagctgaagtcggaagtttaacTGACCAAAGGTGCCCCTTTGTCTGACTTTTCAGATGCCTTATGGCTTATTTGTCTAAGACGAGAAAGGTTGGCTTAAAtatcatggaaaaaaaagaatttaggggaattttccttcttttgtatgAAGGGTAAAAGGATTTGGGTATGCCCATATATACACAAATGAGCAGAAATTCTCTTGCTGAGGTGTCTGTGTgagtttaaaacatttaaaaatggggagGTCTTCTTCCCGGTTGCTCACCCCAACACTCACTCCTTCCCCCATTCTGTCTGGGGTTACATTTAACATGTAAAGTATAGAGGTACCAGAGTATTCCTCTTTCTTAGGATCTTCTGTAGAAGCCAGATTGCTTATTATAGGCACACAGTGAAGGAAGATTTTTGAAAGGTGTGATACTTGGGATTTGGGTCTGGAAAGTGAAAAAGGTAACAGTTCAGCTTTCCTCAGAAAGTCAGTTTAGTACTTTTTGAAGAACACGCATGTTTTGCACGTTTTTGGATGTGCTGACATTTCTAAATCTCAGAATGATAAATATGAGATTGGCCGTCCTAAAGGGGGTATCATTCCATTGTTGCACATACTCAGAAAGTTGAATCTGGAATCTTTTg
This genomic window contains:
- the LOC109501446 gene encoding killer cell lectin-like receptor subfamily F member 1 isoform X1: MSTTMLCLCAQYHESLPAAQSLYLSVAQNGISEAKYSSQWRRMFGQMQNTEGSMMQKTRKHPYHCQHKWTCKDYPTCPKWHQTALRLSSIALVILIAIVIGLTILVCRLSSEKGTKDCDGMNISPRKQQDNTNFTTKSTLNLCPNNWLRKKGKCYNFLKTFKSWTDSQKSCLIMKSHLLMIQDMAELNFIQSSIPDGIYFWMGLNITHPQKAWTWLDGTPLNLQLFQVMGQVEDNACAVITKKGVFSEKCCNESYWICQHVISSDNDF
- the LOC109501446 gene encoding killer cell lectin-like receptor subfamily F member 1 isoform X2 → MFGQMQNTEGSMMQKTRKHPYHCQHKWTCKDYPTCPKWHQTALRLSSIALVILIAIVIGLTILVCRLSSEKGTKDCDGMNISPRKQQDNTNFTTKSTLNLCPNNWLRKKGKCYNFLKTFKSWTDSQKSCLIMKSHLLMIQDMAELNFIQSSIPDGIYFWMGLNITHPQKAWTWLDGTPLNLQLFQVMGQVEDNACAVITKKGVFSEKCCNESYWICQHVISSDNDF